The proteins below come from a single Oxyura jamaicensis isolate SHBP4307 breed ruddy duck chromosome 1, BPBGC_Ojam_1.0, whole genome shotgun sequence genomic window:
- the CLDND1 gene encoding claudin domain-containing protein 1, whose product MMDNRFATALVIACVLSLISTIYMAASIGTDFWYEYHTLSPVENITEAGRSVWEEFISEEADEKTYTDALFRCNGTVGLWRRCITVPKNSHWYSPPETDMTTNCISFSLSDQFMEKYIEPGNHNSGTDLNRTYLWRLQFLLPFVSLGLMCFGALIGLCACACRSLYPAIATGVLHFLAGLCTLGLVGCYVAGIELLHKKLPLPDDVRGEFGWSFCLACVSAPLQFMAAALFIWAARTNRKEFTLLKAYRVA is encoded by the exons ATGATGGATAACCGTTTTGCTACAGCACTTGTAATTGCCTGCGTTCTCAGCCTCATCTCCACCATATACATGGCGGCTTCTATCGGCACTGATTTTTGGTACGAATACCACACCCTGTCCCCCGTTGAGAACATTACAGAAGCTGGCAGGAGCGTCTGGGAAGAATTCATCAGTGAAGAGGCAGATGAGAAGACCTACACAGATGCGTTATTCCGGTGCAACGGCACAGTTGGGTTGTGGCGGAGGTGTATCACTGTACCCAAAAACTCTCACTGGTACAGCCCACCAG aaaCTGATATGACTACAAACTGCATcagtttttccctctctgatcAGTTTATGGAAAAGTACATAGAGCCTGGAAATCACAACAGTGGCACGGATTTGAATCGGACTT ATCTCTGGCGATTGCAGTTTCTCCTGCCCTTTGTCAGCCTTGGCCTCATGTGCTTTGGAGCTCTGATTGGGCTCTGTGCATGTGCCTGTCGCAGCCTCTACCCTGCCATCGCCACAGGAGTCCTCCATTTCCTCGCAG GACTTTGTACGCTGGGCCTGGTTGGCTGCTATGTAGCTGGGATTGAGCTGCTCCATAAGAAGCTGCCCCTGCCTGATGATGTGAGGGGTGAATTCGGCTGGTCCTTCTGCCTAGCCTGTGTCTCGGCACCACTGCAATTCATGGCAGCCGCTCTCTTCATCTGGGCGGCTCGCACCAACAGGAAGGAATTCACTCTCTTGAAAGCATACCGTGTAGCATAA